CCATATCTATCGAGCCAGATTTCGCTCCGAAGAAGAGCATTCTTTGTAACCTGGTTGTTTGCTTGTGGAGCAAGCGACCATCTACCCATTAAATCCGGTGCACTAGCCTGGCGGACAAACCCGGTTGTTAATCGACCACGCCGTAAACCAGAACGGCCACTTCGTCTTGTTAACCGAGACCCGGTATTAAAACGCCCACCCCGGCTAGTGGTTTTAGCTCCGCTGCCGCTATATAAATGTGCGCGAAGAGCAGCAAAACTGTCTGGCATAATCACCGACTTGGCAACACTATCCCATAATGCTTCCCGCAATTGTTCATCAGATGCCACAGTGGTACTGATATGGCTACGAATATCTGCATAATAAAATCCACCACCGGTAGCCAGCAGTTCCACTATTTTTTGCTGGATCGGATTAAGTTCTACTTCCTGTGGGCTTAGTAGTTCACTAGCATCATCGCGGGGTAAAAGCATAATCCATGGGTCATTGCTAGTAGCTACACCAGCACCAATAATAAGTACTTCACCGGTGGTAGTAAGTTCATCAAGATAGCTCGGTTGATAATTTTTAATTCGGGCAGGAAATACCAGTGTTTCCCAAGTACTTGCCGGTAACCGTATACCCGCAAGCTGTTCGATTACTTCATATACCCCATCGGCACCGCTGAGCTTAGGGGTGCATCCAACAGCGGCCACATGTTGCCATGGGGGAAGAAAACGCGCATAGCTACTTTGGCTTACTGCACGGGTATGTGCTCGTGCTTGAGCTAGACTTATCCGACGAATACGATCAAGCACCTGTGCATTAATATATTCGGTTTCTTCTACCCCAGTTCTAAAATGACCTGCGATAAGTTTATTTCCCGTTCTCATATGCTCAGGCTGGCAGAGGCTTTCTACAACAGCATGAGCAATAGAACTAGATAAACCAAATGCTTCTTGTAACTGTGTCAGCACAAAGGGACCCCGATGTCGTGACCATCTGGCAACCAGCTGACTGAGCGCATCTACCATAATTTCTGAAGGCGCTGTCGAGGCTATCTGGGCAGGAAGCACAACACCCAGGGCGTCTCTGAGTACTACTGCATCCTGAATCTGCGCTATATGCATAACCCCATTAATGGCCACCTGCATTGTCCTAGTTGCCAGCTCATCGTGATAATCGAAATCTAACTTTTCCGCCAACTGTTTTACTGGGATCGGGCCAAGAATACGCAAAAGATCAGCGAGCTCTTCCTCAGTGCGTGCTCGGTAGCCAATAGCAACTCGTCGTAGTTGAGCATCAATCGTTTCTATGACCGATATGTCGAGTAGCTCTCGTAGCTCTACGGTACCTAGAAGCTGGGTCAGCAACTCAGTATCCAGATTTAACGCAGCCGCACGCTTTTCTGCTAATGGTGAATCTTCCTGATAAATAAACCCACCGCGATAATGAAACAACGAAGAGGCAGCAAAAGGCGAAGGAGTTTCAGTGGTAACTTCGACAATAGTTATCCGCTTCTGGGCAATATCGCCTAAAACCTCGCGTAACGACGCCAGATCATAGACATCATGTATGCATTCCCGCACAGTTTCCAAGATGATCGGAAATCGAGGATATTTCTTTGCTACAGAAAGTAGCTGGCTAGCGCGCAGGCGTTGTTGCCATAAAGGAGCACGTTTGCCTGGGTCTCGCTTGGGTAAAAGAAGTGCCCGCGCCGCACATTCACGAAAGCGTGCTGCAAAAAGTGCTGAACCAGCAACCTGTGAGCGCACAATATCTTCAATCTCTTCCGGATGAATAATAAAAAGCTCCGCAGTAGGCAATTCTTGTCCATAGGGTATGCGCAAAACAATACTGTCGTTATTACTGACCGGTTGCACATCAATACCAGTACGCTGTTCAAACCGGGCACTGACAGCTAGCGCCCAAGCAGCGTTCACAGCCTGGCCAAAAGGAGAATGAAAGACAACCTGCCAATCACCCACTTCATCAGTAAACCGCTCTAGAAGAAGAGTTTCTTCATCTGGTATCTGACCAGTTGCTTTTTGTTGTTCACTTAAAAAATGCAGAATATTGGTGCGTACATTGGTTTCTACCCCATCTAAAAATTGCTCTAGCTGGGTAGGATTAGTAGCAATCGCACGTCGAAAAGCCCCTATTGCTTTACCTAATTCCGCAGGACGGTTCATATCATCACCGAGCCAAAAAGGCAGCCGTCCGGTGTGCCCTGGAGCTGGTGAAACGTGGACTTGATCATTGGTTATTGCTTCAATTCGCCAACTAGAAGCACCCAAGGTGAAAACATCGCCAACGCGCGATTCGTACACCATCTCCTCATCGAGTTCCCCAACCCGGCGCGAACCTTTTTCACCACTGAGTAAATACACCCCATATAAACCACGATCAGGGATGGTTCCGCCTGAGGTAACAGCTACTCGCTGTGCACCTGGACGAGCACTTAGTACAGAGGTTTCGTGGTCGAAAACCACGCGCGGTTTAAGTTCAGCAAAATCAGTAGCTGGATATGCTCCACTAATTAGATCAATGACTGAATCAAAAACAGAACGCGCCAGGTTGCGGTAGGGATAGGCTCGTCGCACCAGTTCATACCAGTGGTCACTATGCCAATCATCAACTGCAACTGCGGCTACGGTTTGTTGACTTAGCACATCTAATGCATTCTGTGGTACCGAGATTTCTTCAATTAAGCCCTTACCCATTTGGTGCATAATGACCGCTGTTTGCACCAAATCTGCCTGGTGCATTGGGTAAAAAGAGCCCTGTGATACTGCTGCTACAGCATGGCCGGCACGACCAACACGTTGTATCGCACTAGCTACACTCGGCGGCGATTCCACCTGAACAACTAGTTCTATGGCTCCCATATCAATACCTAGTTCTAGCGAACTGGTAGCCACCACAGCTTTGATCTCACCATTTTTAAGCATCTGTTCGGTAATCTCGCGCTCTTGTTTCGATACCGACCCATGGTGGGCGCGGGCAATAAAAGTTGGTGCGCTTCCTGCCACTGCGGTGCTCACCATAACTTGTGCTGGGTTTCGACGAGTAGGTGGGGCGAGTTCTTCCGGGGAAAATTTTTGCGCATATAGTTCATTAAGACG
This DNA window, taken from Corynebacterium kutscheri, encodes the following:
- a CDS encoding ATP-dependent helicase — protein: MSTNSDESILTRFNPVARQWFEETFGAPTAVQEATWNAISAGKNVLVGAPTGSGKTLAAFFWALQGLIQPVRHPTLFHSDLASGIAKKTVEKQTSQAKVKVLYISPLKALGVDVEKNLNIPLAAMREVAQRTGAGIEEISIGVRSGDTTAAQRAQQRRNPPEILITTPESIYLLLTSQAREILSEVECVIIDEIHAVADSKRGVHLALSLERLEHLVGKPIQRIGLSATVRPLSLVAQFLAGNRPVEIINPPLEKTWQLDVHVPVSDMKNPALPVTDIDPALTATHKPLASDSALAVDASLWSFVEKELFDEIMAHRSSLIFVNSRRAAERLSSRLNELYAQKFSPEELAPPTRRNPAQVMVSTAVAGSAPTFIARAHHGSVSKQEREITEQMLKNGEIKAVVATSSLELGIDMGAIELVVQVESPPSVASAIQRVGRAGHAVAAVSQGSFYPMHQADLVQTAVIMHQMGKGLIEEISVPQNALDVLSQQTVAAVAVDDWHSDHWYELVRRAYPYRNLARSVFDSVIDLISGAYPATDFAELKPRVVFDHETSVLSARPGAQRVAVTSGGTIPDRGLYGVYLLSGEKGSRRVGELDEEMVYESRVGDVFTLGASSWRIEAITNDQVHVSPAPGHTGRLPFWLGDDMNRPAELGKAIGAFRRAIATNPTQLEQFLDGVETNVRTNILHFLSEQQKATGQIPDEETLLLERFTDEVGDWQVVFHSPFGQAVNAAWALAVSARFEQRTGIDVQPVSNNDSIVLRIPYGQELPTAELFIIHPEEIEDIVRSQVAGSALFAARFRECAARALLLPKRDPGKRAPLWQQRLRASQLLSVAKKYPRFPIILETVRECIHDVYDLASLREVLGDIAQKRITIVEVTTETPSPFAASSLFHYRGGFIYQEDSPLAEKRAAALNLDTELLTQLLGTVELRELLDISVIETIDAQLRRVAIGYRARTEEELADLLRILGPIPVKQLAEKLDFDYHDELATRTMQVAINGVMHIAQIQDAVVLRDALGVVLPAQIASTAPSEIMVDALSQLVARWSRHRGPFVLTQLQEAFGLSSSIAHAVVESLCQPEHMRTGNKLIAGHFRTGVEETEYINAQVLDRIRRISLAQARAHTRAVSQSSYARFLPPWQHVAAVGCTPKLSGADGVYEVIEQLAGIRLPASTWETLVFPARIKNYQPSYLDELTTTGEVLIIGAGVATSNDPWIMLLPRDDASELLSPQEVELNPIQQKIVELLATGGGFYYADIRSHISTTVASDEQLREALWDSVAKSVIMPDSFAALRAHLYSGSGAKTTSRGGRFNTGSRLTRRSGRSGLRRGRLTTGFVRQASAPDLMGRWSLAPQANNQVTKNALLRSEIWLDRYGVVTRGSVVAEEVSGGFQLAYKTLSQFEHAGKAVRGLFIDGLGAAQFSTAAVVDRLRNYSDSPTKPSTGHWPSGTTSPEVYILAACDPANPYGAALAWPKSGCTRKAGALVVLIDGLLAAYLSRGGRKLQLFEEVLDYSADVLTLIVAALSEYVQRTQRALTIETINGDAALSSQYLPQFQQLAAPISITPRGLRIAVLRTEQTISVRSSESTTRGRTLT